Genomic DNA from Haloplanus aerogenes:
CTGCACATCTCCGAAACGGCGAGCGCTCAGTGATTCACACGGAACTGAATGCTGAGGCTGATCTCTCCGTGACGACGCTTCCGTTAGTCCTCGATGATCGGGTCAGCACCGTTGAAACCACGCTACTCACAGATCTCAATACGACATCACGACAGGCAGTCACCGACGATACAACAGGGCAGTCCCTATTTATCAGCCACAAAACGAGTGCTGAGTGGATTGACCCGACACCCACAGAGGCAACGGTACTGATCAGAGCTGATGTTGAAAACATTCGCCCAGTGCCGCTGACGCTACGAGAGTTCAATGTTCAGGTCGAACTTAATGATGTGGCGCTGACGGATGCGCGCTTATCCGAAGAATATGTGTTCATTCTTGGCGAGCGTAAATCAATCACGCTCAGATTCCCTGTTGACAATTCACAAATGGCCGCTTGGTGGCCAACACACATCCGGAACGGAGAGCGATCCACCTTGGATAGCCACGTAACTGCAACAGTAAGCAGCAGGAACATCCGCGGACGACAACCATTGGAATTCCTGTCGGCGACTGGTGAGATCACAACCAATCTCTTAGACGGGTGACCTCAATCCACCCATTTAAGTTCGAACTCGATACTCAACGCATCGGGTTCGCCCGTCGGCCCTCTCACGTTCGGCTTTGACCTCGTGCGGGGGGAAGCGCCGCAGCTGTCTGGATTTACTCACCGTCATCATCACCGCATTCCGATCACCGCACACTGATTTCACCGGGACCACTTCGATTGACCAGTGGGCAACGACACCCCCGATCAGCGGGGAAGGGGAGGGAAGGTATGGCGACGACGATCGTCTCGCAGGGACCGTGGGTGCTGGACGATACAGCCGTGGTATGTGCCCTGTCGCGGGCATGTATTGATATGCCTAGTGACATTATAAAATTTCGTCAGACAGGCGTCAGCGTACAGTTGAAACAGTGGGATGAGGTGGTGCTTGAACTCAAGAGATACATTCGGAGTGATCACCCGTCAGCACACACCGCGAGATCTCCCCGGGCATCTGCTACGAATCGTACGCTCCGGCGAGATGCTCGAGGATCACCTCGCCGTGGCGCTGCTGCGGCAGGCACCAACACCCCAGCCGTTCGCCGTACAACTTTTCGACAGCCTTGGCGAACTCATTGTTCTCGACGAGATTCCCACGGAACCAGCCCTCATACAGTGCGACCGACTGCTAGTGAGCGTCGACCTCACCACCGCCCTCAACGAGTGTGAACGGATTCCCGAATCGTGAGCGACGGTCGATCCATCGGGTCGGATCGAATCGGCGCCCCGAAACAAGTTCGGTGCCGCTGGGTTCGTGGACGATGCGCCGGCCACGATCGGCCTCGGGGACGTGGAGATCACCACAGACGCGGGCCCGGACCGCGTTGAGTTGGTTCTCGGTCGGTTCAGGAGTCTCACTCATCGGCAGCTTCCTGCATGACTATCTTGAGTGGTCGTACCCGGTACTCGCCCGTTTCAGTCTGCTGTTCGAGGACTACCTGCTCGGTCTCTGCCGGGGTTGTGATCATCGGGCCTGGGATCTTCGTCCGCTCGATAACCTCGCAGAACTGCCAGTAGCCCGAGTCAGACATCGCTGCCCTCTCGGTGAGACTCGTCTCTCTGCTGGCGCTTTGTGTGCTCGACGAGGTCGGTTAGGGTCCCTGGATGGGTGGATTCGACGTTGTCGTCCGTGAGGGGAAACAGCATATCTCAGTAGTCCCTGGTGGCGAACTTAGCATTCTCGGCGACTACCGGACGGTCTGTTCACTCTCCGTACAGATTCCAAATCGCCGCACTACGGGCCGCTCGAGACTCATCACTAAGATGGACTGGTCGCCCGGTGCCCGGTGTAAGAGTGCGTCGTGCTACTTGACGACCAACCGATCGACGGCCTGCGCCATATACTCCCGTGCGGGCCCAAGCGTCGTGTCGCCCTTCTTCGCAGCTGTCTTCGCTGTTCCGAGCGGCGCACGCTGCACCCCAGCGGCCACGACGTAGTCGTCGACCGTGACACGGGCGACATGGACGGCGACCCACCACGGCCCGTTCTCACCACTGACGACGCCCTGGAAGCTCTCCAGTTGAGTTTTCTCCTCGAGGAGTGTGATCTCTATCTCGCCTTGGATGTCGGAGACTGCCGTCGGTCCGGAGATCCATTCCACCTCGTCGGCGTCGGTGACACCGGCTCGCCTGAGCATTCGCCGAGTCTCCTCACGCTGGAGCAACGCTTTCGTTTCGACCCCGACCAACGGGTTGGCCGACTCCCCGGCGACCGAAGCATTCGGCGTCGACAGGACACCCATCCCGAAGGTAGCACCACCCAGTGGAGCCGGCTGGCCAGCGTCGAACAGTTCGGCAGGGACGAATGGTTGCCCGAGAGTGATCGCGACGAACCGATTTCCAGAGATCCCAACTAGGAAGGGGTTGTTCCCCGTGTCGAACGGATTGTTCCCTGTGTTGAACGGGTTATTTCCCGTATCGAATGGATTGTTCCCCGTGTCGGCAGCACTGAACACCTCCGCCGGCTCTTGGTCCCCGACCGCGAGCAGCACTTTTCCCTCCCCCTCATACATCGAGGAGGAGTCGTACCGCTTCGGCCACCAGCGTTCGCTCGGTTCGAACGGGGTGTCTTGGTGGAGCCAGGTTCGATAGGGGAAAAACGAGGAGACAGGGCCCTCATAGAACGAGCCCTCGTTGACGGAAATCTCGTCGCTACGGGACCCAGATCCAGGGACGAGTACCAGCAGGTCGCCGGGGTCAACCTCACCGTCGCCGCGGATGCCAGCGGGTGCGAGGATACTCACCTGCTCCCCTGGGACTGGGCCGAACCCTTCTAGAAACGGCAGTTCGACTTCCTCAAGACCGAGATCATCTCCGTAGGCAACAACTGCGCCCTCGCTGATGGCACCGCCGTTGACCCGCTCGGTGAACCACCCGATGGGAGTGCGGAGCGGACCGTGTCTGTCGGGCATCTCACTGCCCACCGATCCCGTTCGCGCGTTTGTGGATGCTAGTGTGATTCGTTAATTCGACTTTACTGCCGCCCGGGCCGCTCCGCGTGATGGTCTGCGAGTCTCGTCTCGTCTCAGCGAGTCTCACCGCTTCCTGATCGCTGTCCGGTAGTATCACCGGTGACGCCGCAAACGACTGGCTGGTCACACCCGAACAGCCTGCAAGGGCGACTCCCGTAGTCGTCCCTGCGACCGTGAGGAGACGGCGACGGCTCCAGCCTTCGTCATTGCTGGATAAGAACTCCGATCCTATCATTAGGCTGGTATTCAGCTGGAATATAATAAAAGTCAGGGTGCTGATGTCCTCTTTTTCCGCTTCAGTGCGGAATAAGCGCTTTGTATTCAGCCGGACTCTGAAAATTATCAGAAATATATGGTTTTCAACAGGGCCGCTTAGTTATAGACATAATGGACTCTGCGTCGGGCTGCGGACAGTGATGCCTGGCTCATTCGATAACCTCTGTCGGCTCCTGGAAATCGAGGACATATAGGTCGGCGCCACACTTGCCACAGCCTGGCCACGCTTCCACGAGATCGTCCAGGACATCGTCGTCGACGGAGGTCTCGTAGTCTCCCTTGATGCGGAGATGCTCCTCCGGCGTCTCGTTGAGGTTCGGACACTCCGCGATGATCATGCCGTCGACTCGGTCACGGTGATGGTACCACAGGCGGCGACATCACTATCTTCCCCACCGCTGTACGACCAGACTTTCACTTGCGGATCGTAGGTTCTTGGTTCGGCGTACGAGACCGACCACGAACTCTGGCTCGTGAACTCGCCGAACGAGCCGCCACCGTACTTGTCGTATTGGTAGTCGTCGGCATTTGCCGATTCCGAAGCGTCGATCGTCACCGACTCGCCAACTTGGATGCTCGTCTCCGAGACTGTACACCGGGCGACGGGATCGGTGTTCGTGGCGAACACCAGATTCAGCCCCCCATCGCCACTATACAGCGTATTGCTCGTCGCACCCGCACCGACGGCAGGGCTCGCGCCGAACATGGTGACGCCGATCAGCGTCAGCAAAACGAGGGCAATCCCCCAGTAGCGGCGTGTCGAGTGACTGCTCGACGTTGACCCGTCACGGTGAGTACACTCCTCTGTCTCGTCGTCAGTCGGTGGATTCATTAGTGGTCACTATGTCCGAATCCCGCCCAATCACCCGTCGCTCACCAAAAAACCGCATCTGGACGCTGTCTGTGTCGGGTGCTGTCATGGCGGCCCTGTCTGCCGACCGTCGACCGTTCAGGTTCTCGCGAGCGAACCGATGCGGTCGACTCACCTACTTACCGTCGGTCGTTATGACGGGATCATTGTACACTGATAAAAATACCACTGTTACGTGTCATGAGTATACTATTATGGTGGAGGTAGCTGATTTTCCGTCTCCTAAAACCAGCGTGGAATTCACACAGGAGTCCTCGGCTTCCTGAACGACCGATTCATTTTTTCGCCCCCTGAAGGGTGCGGGGCGACTCCAAACCGAGTGCCTCGCGTGTTCTATGGCCAAGACAGCAATCTACGAGCGTAGTTTCGATGAAGAGAGTGGCAAGACAATTGCGACGAAGACCTGTCCGGAATGTGCAGGCACCCTCGTCACGGAGAGTGCGGAAGTCAGTTGTGCGGACTGTGGACTCGTTATCGACGAGTATCTCCTCGATCACCGACCTGACTGGAACGTATTCGACCGCGATACTGATTCCGAGCGAACGGGTGCACCACTAACACCGACCCGTCACGACTGGGGCCTCTCGAGTGAGATTGGCTACGGTGGTGATGCACAGGGAACGCCACTATCGGGAGCGAAGCGTCGGCAGATTGCCCGGCTACGACAACAGCATCAGCGGGCACAGTGGCAAACCACAGCAGAGCGGAACCTCGCCTACGCCTGCAGCGAAATCAGGCGGATGGCGGGTGCCCTTGATCTTCCGAGATCCGTATGTGAGGAAGCCAGTCTCCTCTATCGGAGGGCACAGCGAAAGCGACTCATCCGCGGTCGATCAATCGAGATGCTGGCGGCAGGCAGCCTGTACGCGACCTGTCGCTGCCGAGGCTATCCGCGCACGATTGCCGAAGTCGCGGAGGTGACCCACTGTGACCAGCCACGTGTCGCACGTAGTTACCGGGTACTGAACACCGAACTCGGGCTAGACGCTCAACTCGTTACGCCAATGAAGCAACTCTCACGATTCGCGGCCGAATGTGAGGCCTCAGCGGATGTCCGGCATCGAGCCCGTGAACTCGCATGCCTGGCGGAGGAACACGGGCTTGCCAATGGCCGGCATCCAGCAGGTGTCGCCGCAGCGTGTCTGTACGTCGCCGGTCTGGACTGTCACGTCAACTACACACAGGTAGAACTCGCAGAGATTGCAGGCGTGACTCCAGTAACCCTTCGCGACCGCTATTATGAACTCCGAGACGTACTCAGTGCGGAACCAACAGACGGGACTACTTCTTCGTGAGGGTGTTCGGATGTTTCCCGGCAAGAGTCGGTATCGGACTGCTAGATCGATCCGACTGGATCGGTGCGCGCGTGGGTACGATCGGGCGTACACTACACCGACGGGGTTTCCAGCGAGCAAGCCAGTGTCTCGGGGAGCGACGCCGAGACGGTTCACGGGAGACCGAGCCTGCCAATTTTTGTGCGCCCTGACGGGTGCGGGCGCAACCACGGAATGCCCGTAGACAACCATGACACCGCCAGAGCAAACAATCATATTCGCCGGTGTGGACGGCCGAACACGCACCGCCTTTCCAGCGTGGTACGCCCAACGACACTCAGATGCCGACCCCGTCTCGTTCGCGGAAGCGATCCGGGCCCTGCCACGAGCTGTTGACACGAAAATTGCGTACAACAACCCCTATACGGACGAGTGGATCCCGACCGACCGATTCAACGCAATCGTGGATCCCGAGCGACTCGAACGCCAAGCTGCGGGCGATACTGACACCGACCCGCTCTTTCACGTCCCGACAGACTCGTATGCCGTCATTACGCCGACAGACGTGTACGCACCGCTTGAAGAGGTCCTCCGAGCGGAAACCCACGAGGGACGCACGCTCGGCGAACTCGTCTTTGGCGAGATTCGACAGTACCGTGGCGGTGGCGAGATCCATATGGACATCTTGTTCGATGGACTCTCCGTCACCCTTCCTGAACGAAATGAGCCGATCACGATGGGCGTCACCTCGGGCTATGACTTCTTCGGTGGGCATGCGGTGTACGTCGAAGGCTTCGCCCGCGATAGCTACTGTGCGAACTCGATTCGCCAGCTGACTGATCGGCAGACCGTGAAACACGTCGGGGAAGTGGGCGACTTTCGGAGTTGGTGGGAGACCGTACTCGCACAGCTCGGTCTCATTGCCGACGATCTCGCGGCGTTCATCGACGATGCCAGTGAGATTACGGTTGACTTCACGCAGGTGCCATTCGATGTGACGGAATTCTACGAGCTGCTTGAGTTCCCTACCTATCTCGCCACCCAAGCGGCGAGCGATGCGCGGGCAGCGGCGACGACACCGACCGAAATCGATCTGTGGACACTCCACTCAGGAGCAACCTACGCCCTGACGCACTTCTTCAACGGAAAGGAAGGAGCCGCACTGGATCGGTACGTCCGGCGAGCCAACGACATTCTGTTCAATCCCGAAGCGACCGTGAACGCCGTCACGCAGACGTACGAACAGCAGGCAGTAGACGCAACGACACATGACGGGCAGACGGGGCTGGATAGCCAGGTGGCACTCGCACAACTTGACCGCGTCGGACAAGAAGTTCGTGCGAAAGCTACCCGATTCGAACGACGCGAGGCAGCCCTCCGGGCGCGACTATCTACGATTACCGAGTAGCCGTTCTCCGATTCCTCTACTTCTTGCGGAGCCGAGCGAAGCCAAGAGATATTTATAATACACTGTCTCAACCGACTACTGATGGATGTTACAGAGGAAGTGTCTCAATTTGAGTTCGATCTGTCTACAGTGCGGCCGAGTGTTGCGGTAGTCGAAGCGCTTGCTGACGCAGAACACGTCGATTCAGCGGAACTCTTCAAGGAGGGAACCACGCTCTACGAGTATATCAATCCGGACGCCCTCAATAGACTGTTCACAGGCCCGCAGTCGGATACTGTCGACGTATCCTTTACCATCAACAAAATCGATGTACAGATACGGGGAGACGGAACCATCGAAATTGAAAAGACGCGCTAACTCTGGGATCTTATCCTACCACCACTCTTCGCGTTTCAGTCACGTCTCGGCCGCATCACGCCCCCACAATGAAAACAGACACCCCCTCTCGGTGAGTTCCATGAACAGTCTGGTGGAGATGCCGATCTACACGTCGCACCTAGTGATACGCTGGATGGATGCTCTACAGATTTAGCTGAGTCAGCGGCGGTGTCTCGGCTGTCATAATCTCTTTACTCATGGCCGAAAATGGGTGACCGATGAATCGCGTTCCTGCTCCGCTGCTGCCGGCATGGACACGCTGGGGGAGCGTACTCGCTGTAGCCGGAATCATTGGCTATTTTTCGGTCGTGGCAACCGCACCAGCCCCACCCCAACCAGGATCGCTCTGGGACAAGAAGCTGCATTTTGTGGCTTATGCAGGGCTCGCGCTGACACTGGCCTATGCGACGGCACCGCCTCACTCACGTGGATTCAAACGGGCGGGACTTGTCCTTGTCACGGCCATCGGCTATGGGGTGCTGGTCGAGTTGATTCAGGCCCCTCTCTCCAACCGCTACTTTGCACTCCTCGATGTACTTGCTAATATCGTCGGGGCACTCCTTGGGATGATCTGGTTCGGTATTGAACGGCGACTCCGATACATCCCTGTCCCGGATGCCAATCTCTGACGAGGCAGTGCTTGCAGACGCCGAATACTCGATCAACTGCTTCCGCTTAAGACAAGCGGACTCAGTTTTGTCTAGCAACAGATGCTATCGCGTACTATGTCCCGAACGTGCGAAATAAAACTACCCACACTGTGCCAGCCTTGTTTAGACGCGATGTAGATCGCCTTCCCCGGTCAATATTTGAACGACAAAATCAGCTTGAGAGGCACTCACGGGATGATTCTGTTCACCGAGTATTGCCACTAACTCGCGCCTTCAGGAGCGTCTAAACAAGGCCCACTGTGCCGAGGCACAACTCCCATCCACAGACATCGACGAGTGTCGACGATTCCACTCATCGATCCCCGAAAGAAGCCACAAAATCTGATGCGAAACCAGTACGCCAGCACGCCTTCGGTCGGCCGTACCCGCCCTAGTTCTGGATGGAAGACCCACCAGCTTAGAACGCTGCCTGAAAAAGTATGTAAGAATACATAATATTTATACATGATTAATGCGCTCAGGACATCGGATACAATCGCTCACACTCATCGCCTCTCCTTGCCAGAGACACGCGTCCGATGTGCTGACCGAGTATCCTCAAAGATATGGATAAATCTGCCAACCCGGATTCAGACCCGGAACGATCCAGCCGTATCGCGTTCGTGACCAACAGTTTCCGTACGCCGCTCTGTGTCACCCTTCTTTTACTCCTCTTCGCGACTGGGCCGGTTACCGCGCAGTCAGTCGGACCCGCCTTCTGTACCTCAGATATGGCGGAGACGATCAAGAACCTCTTCACACTCATTCAGTTCGGAGG
This window encodes:
- a CDS encoding DUF4326 domain-containing protein translates to MYEGWFRGNLVENNEFAKAVEKLYGERLGCWCLPQQRHGEVILEHLAGAYDS
- a CDS encoding DUF6517 family protein; its protein translation is MPDRHGPLRTPIGWFTERVNGGAISEGAVVAYGDDLGLEEVELPFLEGFGPVPGEQVSILAPAGIRGDGEVDPGDLLVLVPGSGSRSDEISVNEGSFYEGPVSSFFPYRTWLHQDTPFEPSERWWPKRYDSSSMYEGEGKVLLAVGDQEPAEVFSAADTGNNPFDTGNNPFNTGNNPFDTGNNPFLVGISGNRFVAITLGQPFVPAELFDAGQPAPLGGATFGMGVLSTPNASVAGESANPLVGVETKALLQREETRRMLRRAGVTDADEVEWISGPTAVSDIQGEIEITLLEEKTQLESFQGVVSGENGPWWVAVHVARVTVDDYVVAAGVQRAPLGTAKTAAKKGDTTLGPAREYMAQAVDRLVVK
- a CDS encoding transcription initiation factor IIB; this encodes MAKTAIYERSFDEESGKTIATKTCPECAGTLVTESAEVSCADCGLVIDEYLLDHRPDWNVFDRDTDSERTGAPLTPTRHDWGLSSEIGYGGDAQGTPLSGAKRRQIARLRQQHQRAQWQTTAERNLAYACSEIRRMAGALDLPRSVCEEASLLYRRAQRKRLIRGRSIEMLAAGSLYATCRCRGYPRTIAEVAEVTHCDQPRVARSYRVLNTELGLDAQLVTPMKQLSRFAAECEASADVRHRARELACLAEEHGLANGRHPAGVAAACLYVAGLDCHVNYTQVELAEIAGVTPVTLRDRYYELRDVLSAEPTDGTTSS
- a CDS encoding HalOD1 output domain-containing protein → MDVTEEVSQFEFDLSTVRPSVAVVEALADAEHVDSAELFKEGTTLYEYINPDALNRLFTGPQSDTVDVSFTINKIDVQIRGDGTIEIEKTR
- a CDS encoding VanZ family protein, with the protein product MNRVPAPLLPAWTRWGSVLAVAGIIGYFSVVATAPAPPQPGSLWDKKLHFVAYAGLALTLAYATAPPHSRGFKRAGLVLVTAIGYGVLVELIQAPLSNRYFALLDVLANIVGALLGMIWFGIERRLRYIPVPDANL